The following are from one region of the Emys orbicularis isolate rEmyOrb1 chromosome 21 unlocalized genomic scaffold, rEmyOrb1.hap1 SUPER_21_unloc_1, whole genome shotgun sequence genome:
- the LOC135894942 gene encoding olfactory receptor 5C1-like, with translation MAGPNRTGVTDFLLVGFPSRRDLSLLLFSLALPIFLLGLVGNLGLAVLIWVERSLHTPMYYFLSHLALLDLCSCCAVGPIMLWGLLAGQAALPGPACALQMFLFATAGDAECCLLAVMAYDRYAAVCRPLHYQAAVPPRLCRGLVLGSYAAGAASAAVHSGLAFRLPFCRGRTLDHFFCIIPSVLELACADTSLNQALLLAICGAIQSVTLLAILASYGLILGAVGRAGLRRAASTCGSHLAAVAVLYGTIIFMYLRPEGSYAAQADKMAAAFYTVVIPTLNPAIYSLRNADVKGALAKRLLGGRHIWGG, from the coding sequence ATGGCCGGGCCAAACCGGACGGGGGTGACCGACTTCCTCCTTGTGGGCTTCCCCTCCCGTCGAGACCTAAGTCTGCTCCTCTTCTCGCTCGCGCTGCCCATCTTCCTGCTGGGCCTggtggggaacctgggcctggCGGTTCTGATCTGGGTCGAGcgctccctccacacccccatgtattaCTTCCTCAGCCACTTGGCGCTGCTggacctctgctcctgctgtgcCGTGGGCCCCATCATGCTGTGGGGTCTGCTGGCCGGCCAGGCCGCcctccccggccctgcctgcgcCCTCCAGATGTTCCTCTTCGCCACCGCGGGGGACGCCGAGTGTTGCCTGCTGGCCGTCATGGCCTACGACCGCTACGCCGCCGTCTGTCGCCCACTGCACTACCAGGCCGCCGTGCCGCCCCGCCTCTGCCGCGGGCTGGTGCTGGGCTCCTACGCGGCCGGGGCGGCCAGTGCGGCCGTGCACTCCGGCCTGGCCTTCCGCCTCCCCTTCTGCCGTGGCCGCACCCTCGACCACTTCTTCTGCATCATCCCGTCCGTGCTGGAGCTGGCCTGCGCCGACACCAGCCTCAAccaagccctgctgctggccatcTGCGGAGCCATCCAGAGCGTCaccctgctggccatcctggccTCCTACGGGCTCATCCTCGGGGCCGTGGGGCGGGCGGGCTTGCGCCGGGCTGCCTCCACCTGTGGCTCCCACCTGGCAGCTGTGGCCGTCCTCTACGGGACCATCATCTTCATGTACCTGCGGCCCGAAGGCAGCTACGCCGCGCAGGCCGACAAGATGGCCGCTGCCTTCTATACCGTCGTCATCCCCACCCTCAACCCTGCCATCTACAGCCTGCGCAACGCCGACGTCAAGGGGGCCCTGGCCAAGCGGCTCCTGGGTGGGCGCCACATCTGGGGGGGctga